A single Rhopalosiphum padi isolate XX-2018 chromosome 4, ASM2088224v1, whole genome shotgun sequence DNA region contains:
- the LOC132929975 gene encoding BCL2/adenovirus E1B 19 kDa protein-interacting protein 3, which yields MSTTPKSLPEESLGESWVDITSCASPISFQSADRVTPVPFISSGEEYLRLLKEAQRESNSSSRVLSKESSIKGSPKSPPNSPNNELEDDLRGVYINYSNKGGELYNLDKSTDWIWDWSSRPDQAPPKNWKFIHPKKKTYSMRNAKVGKDGLFSKEVLYTLFLTNILSILLGAGVGAWLCKRGGIMMSRVTLE from the exons aatcttGGGTTGATATCACTAGCTGCGCATCACCGATATCTTTCCAGAGCGCCGACCGTGTCACTCCAGTGCCGTTCATATCGTCCGGCGAAGAATACCTGAGATTGCTGAAAGAGGCTCAAAGAGAGAGCAACTCTTCGTCTAGAGTCTTATCCAAAGAATCGTCCATAAAGGGCAG TCCAAAATCACCACCAAACAGTCCAAACAACGAATTGGAAGACGATCTCAGGGGagtgtacataaattattcaaacaaa GGTGGAGAATTGTACAACTTGGATAAGAGTACTGATTGGATATGGGATTGGAGTAGCCGACCAGACCAGGCACCTCccaa AAACTGGAAATTCATTCATCCCAAGAAGAAGACATACAGTATGCGCAATGCCAAGGTTGGCAAAGATGGTCTCTTTTCCAAAGAAGTTTTGTACACTTTGTTCCTGACCAATATTTTATCCATACTGCTGGGAGCTGGTGTTGG tgCCTGGCTTTGTAAACGAGGCGGTATTATGATGTCTAGAGTGACTTTGGAATAA